The following coding sequences are from one Leptolyngbya sp. NIES-3755 window:
- a CDS encoding hypothetical protein (hypothetical protein L8106_17070;~similar to AA sequence:cyanobase_aa:LBDG_17890) produces the protein MNSVICPVPEEQRPINEYQDLKESWFFRWATLELLGYLKPIVILWLMSWLVSAPVAAVSFPPAKHLGQFLLFASAGAFVIPGLALLRLYLGWAYVQRRLLDPAVFYEESGWYDGQMWEKPPEVLAQDRLIVNYQVQPILERLKKTFGAIAVTVSIGVAIWLVL, from the coding sequence ATGAACTCTGTTATTTGTCCCGTCCCAGAGGAACAGCGACCGATTAATGAATATCAAGACTTGAAGGAATCTTGGTTTTTTCGGTGGGCGACCCTCGAACTGCTTGGCTATCTCAAACCGATCGTCATTCTCTGGCTAATGAGTTGGCTGGTTTCAGCTCCAGTGGCTGCGGTCAGTTTTCCACCTGCAAAGCATTTAGGGCAGTTTCTTTTATTTGCATCGGCGGGCGCGTTCGTGATTCCCGGACTAGCATTATTGCGGCTTTATCTGGGATGGGCGTATGTGCAGCGTCGATTGCTTGACCCAGCGGTATTTTATGAAGAGTCGGGCTGGTATGACGGGCAAATGTGGGAAAAGCCGCCAGAAGTGTTGGCGCAAGATCGATTGATTGTGAATTATCAAGTGCAGCCGATTTTAGAGCGGTTGAAAAAGACGTTTGGCGCGATCGCAGTTACGGTGTCGATCGGTGTTGCAATTTGGCTTGTGCTCTAA
- a CDS encoding serine/threonine protein kinase (similar to AA sequence:cyanobase_aa:LBDG_37380) has protein sequence MLLANRYQIVRMLGEGGFGQTFLAEDLQMPSKRICVIKQLKPMATESAVYQIVQERFQREAAILERLGEDHSQIPKLYAYFSHEGKFYLVQEWIEGETLEERIAHQGTLSEGEVRNILVNLLPVLELMHNQGMIHRDIKPENIILRHLDRAPVLIDFGAVRETMGTVYNSRGNPTSSIVIGTPGYMPPEQAAGRPIPSSDLYSLGLTAIYLLTGRMPQTFDTDPQTGEILWQQHAPQLSPEFSAVLNQMVRSHPRDRFSSAAQVRSTLESPLQATLPPVQPSDQTAVIGSRPSTVMPDMPPNSDRTRLIIAAVAGGGLLTAAIAATAFLNRAPAPTPIVAESPSPTPSPSPSVPASPTPIPSPTETPTVRPSPSPSPTPTPTADPSVSYPVILEGIAGGQVRVYSQPTTRSDSPQYGLTGDRVTVTREMEGTDGELWLFVRFPSGAEGWVQENQVRPTNEPPKAAEFPRSAQLVGQTPGSRVNLRSTPSTSASSPSYGLVGDQVVALQQARGDDGRIWYFVEFPSKATGWVREDFIDLR, from the coding sequence ATGCTGCTTGCGAATCGATATCAGATTGTACGAATGTTGGGCGAAGGCGGGTTTGGACAAACCTTTCTGGCTGAAGATCTCCAGATGCCTTCTAAACGAATCTGTGTGATTAAACAACTCAAGCCAATGGCAACAGAGAGTGCTGTTTATCAAATTGTGCAAGAACGGTTCCAGCGAGAAGCAGCAATCTTAGAAAGGTTGGGAGAAGATCATTCACAAATTCCAAAACTCTATGCGTATTTCAGCCATGAGGGAAAGTTTTATCTGGTTCAAGAATGGATCGAGGGTGAAACCTTAGAAGAACGAATTGCACACCAAGGCACATTGAGCGAAGGCGAAGTTCGGAACATTTTGGTCAATCTCTTGCCCGTGTTGGAATTAATGCACAACCAAGGAATGATCCACCGGGACATTAAACCAGAAAATATTATTCTGCGTCACTTGGATCGTGCACCCGTTTTGATCGATTTCGGAGCGGTTCGGGAAACAATGGGAACGGTTTACAACTCCAGAGGCAATCCGACCAGTTCGATTGTGATTGGGACTCCAGGGTATATGCCGCCTGAACAAGCCGCAGGCAGACCGATTCCTTCAAGTGATCTCTACAGTTTAGGACTGACTGCGATCTATCTTCTAACAGGTCGGATGCCCCAAACCTTTGACACCGATCCGCAAACTGGGGAAATCCTCTGGCAACAACATGCACCGCAGTTAAGTCCGGAATTTTCTGCTGTGCTGAATCAAATGGTGCGATCGCATCCACGAGATCGATTCAGTAGCGCTGCTCAAGTGCGATCGACCTTAGAATCTCCTCTGCAAGCAACCCTCCCACCCGTTCAACCGTCTGATCAGACCGCCGTAATCGGTTCCCGTCCCTCTACAGTCATGCCTGATATGCCTCCAAACTCCGATCGCACTAGACTAATCATCGCAGCCGTGGCAGGCGGAGGATTGCTCACAGCCGCGATCGCAGCCACCGCTTTTCTTAATCGCGCCCCTGCTCCGACTCCAATCGTGGCTGAATCTCCCAGTCCGACTCCTTCTCCCAGTCCATCGGTTCCAGCGAGTCCGACCCCAATTCCTTCTCCAACCGAGACTCCAACCGTTCGCCCTTCTCCGAGTCCTTCTCCCACACCCACTCCCACGGCTGACCCTTCGGTGTCTTATCCCGTGATTTTAGAAGGAATTGCAGGCGGACAAGTGAGAGTGTATTCGCAACCGACCACTCGATCGGATTCGCCACAGTATGGATTAACGGGCGATCGGGTCACAGTCACACGAGAAATGGAGGGAACAGATGGCGAACTTTGGCTATTTGTTCGGTTTCCGTCTGGGGCAGAAGGTTGGGTACAAGAAAACCAAGTTCGCCCGACGAATGAGCCACCAAAAGCTGCGGAATTTCCGCGATCGGCTCAGTTAGTGGGTCAGACTCCCGGCAGTCGAGTCAATCTACGATCGACTCCTTCCACCAGTGCGAGTTCTCCGAGTTATGGCTTAGTCGGTGATCAAGTTGTTGCCCTTCAACAAGCTCGCGGCGACGATGGAAGAATTTGGTATTTCGTAGAATTTCCATCGAAAGCAACAGGCTGGGTACGAGAGGATTTTATCGATCTCCGCTAA
- a CDS encoding cytidine and deoxycytidylate deaminase zinc-binding region domain protein (similar to AA sequence:cyanobase_aa:LBDG_46840) — translation MLDPTPEKIVKHLRRANQIAIRARQFGHHPFGAILVAPDHDTVLFEQGNVDSVNHAESVLIRTAYQNLSPEYLWDCTLYTTVEPCAMCAGTLYWGNIGKLVYGVAETRLLELTGNHAENPTLNLPCRSLFSTGQKPIRVWGEIPEVAEEILAVHRDFWT, via the coding sequence ATGCTTGATCCGACTCCTGAAAAAATCGTCAAACATTTACGACGTGCGAATCAGATTGCAATTAGAGCGCGACAGTTTGGACATCATCCATTTGGTGCAATCTTAGTCGCTCCGGATCACGACACCGTTTTATTCGAGCAAGGAAATGTCGATTCGGTCAATCATGCTGAATCGGTCTTGATCCGAACCGCTTATCAAAATCTCAGTCCTGAATATTTATGGGACTGTACGCTCTACACAACGGTTGAACCTTGCGCGATGTGTGCTGGAACGCTTTACTGGGGCAACATCGGGAAATTAGTGTACGGAGTAGCAGAGACGCGATTACTTGAACTGACCGGAAATCATGCAGAAAATCCGACCTTGAATTTGCCTTGTCGATCGCTCTTTTCCACAGGTCAAAAACCCATTCGAGTCTGGGGCGAAATTCCTGAAGTCGCAGAGGAAATTCTTGCAGTTCATCGCGATTTTTGGACTTAG
- a CDS encoding thymidylate kinase (similar to AA sequence:cyanobase_aa:LBDG_29670), whose product MDGKLIVFEGIEGCGKTTQLERSRQWLTTIQAADVIPTREPGGTPLGGEIRKLLLQNDEEPIYDRTELLLYAADRAQHVEHFLRPHLERGALILCDRYTDSTIAYQGYGRGLDRALIDQLNQVATGGLQSDLTIWLDIEVEVGFERMKQRGKRDRIEQASIEFHQRVRLGFAKLAEENVDRIVRIDGSGSELHVAEQVKAAISQALARWNE is encoded by the coding sequence ATGGACGGTAAATTAATTGTCTTCGAGGGAATTGAAGGGTGCGGCAAGACAACGCAACTGGAACGATCGCGTCAATGGTTAACGACAATTCAAGCCGCTGATGTGATCCCCACTCGCGAACCCGGCGGAACCCCACTCGGTGGAGAAATTCGCAAGCTGCTTTTACAGAACGATGAGGAGCCGATTTACGATCGAACTGAGTTACTCCTCTATGCTGCCGATCGCGCTCAACACGTCGAACATTTTCTTCGTCCACATCTAGAACGAGGCGCGTTGATTTTATGCGATCGTTATACGGATTCAACGATCGCTTACCAAGGCTACGGACGCGGATTAGATCGTGCTCTGATTGATCAATTGAATCAAGTTGCAACTGGAGGCTTACAGAGTGATCTAACAATTTGGTTAGATATCGAAGTCGAAGTTGGATTCGAGCGGATGAAACAGCGGGGGAAGCGCGATCGTATCGAACAAGCCAGCATCGAATTCCATCAGCGAGTCAGACTGGGATTTGCGAAACTGGCAGAAGAGAATGTCGATCGAATTGTTCGCATTGATGGCAGTGGAAGCGAATTACACGTCGCAGAGCAAGTCAAAGCTGCGATCAGTCAAGCGTTAGCTCGATGGAACGAATGA
- a CDS encoding hypothetical protein (hypothetical protein MC7420_3345;~similar to AA sequence:cyanobase_aa:LBDG_29660) has protein sequence MARYTCLFTVGVPLQNLQPLLNQTLKSCNLDVIYATEDYLMAREVPGNVAFPKLVTVEVLIDKTTATEKETRMNFVIKNEELPLQVENHCRKMYNLVNQTISENQGWNLIETVAG, from the coding sequence ATGGCTCGTTACACTTGTCTATTCACTGTTGGAGTCCCCTTGCAGAATCTCCAGCCGCTGTTGAATCAGACGCTGAAATCCTGCAACCTGGATGTGATTTACGCGACTGAGGATTATCTGATGGCGCGAGAAGTTCCAGGCAATGTGGCATTTCCAAAACTTGTTACGGTTGAGGTGCTGATTGATAAAACAACAGCCACCGAGAAGGAAACTCGGATGAATTTTGTGATTAAAAACGAGGAGCTTCCCCTTCAAGTCGAGAATCACTGTCGCAAAATGTACAATCTCGTGAATCAAACGATCAGCGAGAATCAAGGCTGGAACCTAATTGAAACGGTGGCTGGCTGA
- a CDS encoding hypothetical protein (similar to AA sequence:cyanobase_aa:glr3845), translated as MLEHNPLQILPTEFDLPDSDDQPLDNELQLLIPILLRAILALLWAERNDWFFGINLGLYYDSKQPAIGPDAFLSLGVPRVRASGKLRLSYLLWEEGVMPQWALEVVSQKYGGEYDDKMQDYENLGVLYYTVYNPNHWRRDRHEPFEVYRLTNGEYVRQTGNSIWMPEIGLGIGVESGTHEGITQDWLYWYDEQGNRYPAPEDAIALERNRAELAEQQLRVAEQQLEEERRSRQALLEKLRQIGIDPEQL; from the coding sequence ATGTTAGAGCACAACCCATTGCAAATCCTTCCCACCGAATTCGACCTGCCCGACTCGGATGATCAGCCTTTGGACAACGAGCTACAACTTCTTATCCCGATTCTGCTCAGAGCAATCCTCGCTTTACTTTGGGCAGAGCGCAATGATTGGTTTTTCGGAATCAATTTAGGGCTGTATTACGACTCGAAGCAACCCGCGATCGGTCCTGATGCCTTCCTAAGTTTGGGCGTTCCACGAGTCAGAGCCAGCGGAAAACTTCGCCTCAGTTATTTGCTCTGGGAAGAAGGAGTCATGCCGCAGTGGGCGTTAGAGGTCGTCTCACAGAAGTATGGCGGCGAATACGATGACAAAATGCAAGATTATGAAAATCTAGGAGTTCTCTATTACACGGTTTACAACCCGAATCATTGGAGGCGAGATCGGCATGAACCATTTGAAGTCTATCGATTAACGAATGGCGAATACGTGCGACAAACTGGAAATTCGATTTGGATGCCAGAAATTGGATTAGGAATTGGCGTGGAATCGGGAACGCATGAAGGAATTACACAAGATTGGCTGTATTGGTATGACGAACAGGGAAATCGGTATCCTGCACCCGAAGACGCGATCGCATTAGAACGCAACCGAGCAGAGTTAGCCGAACAGCAACTTAGAGTGGCAGAACAGCAGCTTGAGGAAGAACGTCGATCGCGTCAAGCCCTCTTAGAGAAATTAAGACAAATAGGCATTGATCCCGAACAGTTATAA
- a CDS encoding hypothetical protein (similar to AA sequence:cyanobase_aa:MAE18130), whose translation MTLYVLDTDHLSLYGRNHPVVVARLKQVQTQLTTTAINVEEQMRGRLAQVAEAKDGTARSLAYDRLVETLLLLSEFRILPYNAASEERYQALKAQRLRVGTQDLRIASITLAHRGVLLTRNLQDFEKIPDLQIQNWSV comes from the coding sequence ATGACCCTTTACGTTTTAGACACTGATCATCTCAGCCTCTACGGGCGCAATCATCCGGTTGTCGTCGCTCGATTGAAGCAAGTCCAAACCCAACTCACGACAACTGCGATTAATGTTGAAGAGCAGATGAGAGGACGACTGGCGCAAGTTGCTGAGGCAAAAGATGGAACGGCTCGATCGCTTGCATACGATCGCTTGGTTGAAACACTTCTCCTACTTTCGGAATTTAGAATACTTCCCTATAACGCAGCATCAGAAGAAAGGTATCAAGCACTGAAAGCTCAGCGTCTTCGTGTTGGTACACAAGATTTGAGAATTGCTTCGATTACACTTGCTCATCGGGGTGTACTTCTAACTCGGAACCTGCAAGATTTTGAGAAGATTCCAGATCTTCAGATCCAGAATTGGTCGGTTTAA
- a CDS encoding HAD family hydrolase (similar to AA sequence:cyanobase_aa:LBDG_33920): protein MLKAVLFDFNGVIINDEPLHDKLLEQLLIEENLRPKPGEFRELCLGRSDRVCLQEMLERRGRVVTPEYLNDLVSRKAQAYVQQISTIDKLPIYSGIEDVMFKLPQCKFAIVSGALRSEIELVLDRANLRSRFSVIVSGEDITVSKPEPDGYLLAIDRLNQEFPELQLTAAECLAIEDTFAGIQAAKAAKIPVVGVANSYPFHMLQRCANWTVDYLIDLEIDRIQNTFAAVPA from the coding sequence ATGCTGAAAGCTGTTTTATTCGATTTCAACGGTGTCATTATCAACGATGAGCCACTTCACGACAAACTCCTAGAGCAACTTCTGATCGAGGAGAATCTGCGCCCCAAACCCGGAGAATTCCGAGAACTCTGTTTGGGACGGAGCGATCGAGTGTGTCTCCAAGAAATGCTCGAACGACGCGGGCGAGTCGTCACGCCTGAGTATCTGAATGATTTAGTCAGTCGGAAAGCTCAAGCTTACGTGCAACAAATCAGCACGATCGACAAGTTGCCCATCTACAGCGGGATTGAGGATGTCATGTTCAAATTGCCTCAATGCAAATTCGCGATCGTCAGTGGTGCGCTTCGATCCGAGATTGAACTGGTTCTCGACCGAGCAAATCTGCGATCGCGCTTCTCGGTAATCGTATCGGGCGAAGATATTACCGTGAGCAAGCCTGAACCGGATGGATATTTATTGGCAATTGATCGGTTGAATCAAGAATTTCCAGAGCTTCAATTGACGGCTGCGGAATGTTTAGCGATCGAAGATACTTTTGCTGGAATCCAAGCTGCCAAAGCTGCCAAAATCCCGGTCGTAGGCGTTGCAAATAGTTATCCATTCCACATGCTGCAACGCTGTGCGAATTGGACAGTAGACTACTTGATTGATTTGGAAATCGATCGAATTCAAAACACGTTTGCGGCTGTTCCCGCTTAA
- a CDS encoding methyltransferase, UbiE/COQ5 family (similar to AA sequence:cyanobase_aa:LBDG_33930) — protein MATRKDTIFEQYLAPIAQLLVDQEEMRRVHQSIDWASECDRLTDPNLTYPNYYKTQNFHGIEGGYLTIGAATSYDPITQLALPPNETWVRQQVIDAIQGQPLRILDLGCGTGSTTVLLKQAFPNAEVFGLDLSPYMLAVADRKARQANLNIHWIHGKAEHVKFPDHSFDLVTASLLFHETPPSISKLILQECYRLLQSSGEVIILDGSQKTLRQTEWLTQIFEEPYISEYAHECVEAWMGAAGFSAIHNQEFWWLHQITHGIKALTSTDFEEFDQFDGEFAVS, from the coding sequence ATGGCAACTCGTAAAGATACAATTTTCGAGCAGTACTTAGCTCCGATCGCACAATTGTTAGTCGATCAAGAGGAAATGCGCCGAGTGCATCAAAGTATCGATTGGGCATCAGAATGCGATCGCTTGACTGACCCGAATTTGACCTATCCGAACTACTACAAAACGCAGAATTTTCACGGCATCGAAGGCGGCTATTTAACGATCGGGGCTGCCACTTCTTACGACCCGATTACTCAACTCGCGCTCCCTCCGAACGAAACTTGGGTGCGGCAACAAGTGATTGATGCAATTCAAGGTCAACCGCTACGCATTCTCGATCTTGGGTGTGGAACAGGTTCAACCACAGTATTGCTAAAACAAGCCTTTCCGAATGCAGAAGTCTTTGGATTGGATCTATCGCCCTATATGTTAGCGGTTGCCGATCGTAAAGCGAGACAAGCGAACCTCAACATTCACTGGATTCACGGCAAAGCAGAACACGTAAAATTTCCAGATCATTCATTCGATTTAGTCACAGCATCGCTACTATTTCACGAAACGCCGCCATCAATCTCAAAGTTAATTTTGCAAGAATGCTATCGATTACTCCAATCGAGTGGCGAAGTGATCATTCTCGATGGCAGTCAGAAAACACTCAGACAAACAGAATGGTTAACTCAAATCTTTGAAGAGCCGTACATTTCTGAGTATGCTCATGAATGTGTCGAGGCTTGGATGGGAGCCGCTGGATTTTCAGCCATTCACAATCAGGAATTTTGGTGGCTGCATCAAATTACACATGGAATAAAAGCCTTGACTAGCACTGATTTTGAAGAATTTGATCAGTTTGATGGAGAATTCGCAGTGTCCTAG
- a CDS encoding glycosyltransferase (similar to AA sequence:cyanobase_aa:LBDG_33940) encodes MKISIVIPVLNEAKSLSSLSIQATDIEIIVVDGGSQDDTVEIAKSCGFKVLHSYPGRAIQMNAGAEIATGEILLFLHADTQLPKGFDRMIRETLLTSIAGAFELKIDLDLPGLRWIERGVNWRSRFLQMPYGDQAIFLRTETFYKIGGFPELPIMEDFEFVRTLRQTGRIAIVPHAVITSGRRWQKYGVLRTTIVNQIVILAYLLGVPPSQIRHWYRTGLKSIRYTKLQ; translated from the coding sequence ATGAAAATCTCGATCGTGATTCCAGTCCTGAATGAAGCGAAGTCACTTTCGAGCCTTTCGATCCAAGCAACTGATATCGAAATCATTGTCGTAGATGGAGGCAGTCAAGATGACACCGTTGAAATTGCCAAATCCTGCGGCTTTAAAGTGTTGCATTCGTATCCTGGGCGAGCAATTCAGATGAACGCAGGAGCCGAAATTGCAACCGGAGAAATTCTGTTGTTTCTTCATGCCGACACCCAGTTACCGAAAGGATTCGATCGCATGATTCGCGAAACATTATTAACCTCGATTGCAGGTGCATTTGAATTAAAAATTGATTTAGATTTACCAGGATTGCGCTGGATTGAACGGGGCGTGAATTGGCGATCGCGCTTTCTTCAAATGCCTTACGGTGATCAAGCAATATTTCTACGGACAGAAACATTTTATAAAATTGGCGGCTTTCCGGAGTTGCCGATCATGGAGGACTTTGAATTTGTCAGAACATTACGACAAACAGGACGAATTGCGATCGTGCCTCATGCGGTCATTACATCCGGGCGACGCTGGCAGAAATACGGCGTTTTGAGAACCACGATCGTCAATCAAATCGTCATTTTGGCGTACTTGCTCGGAGTCCCACCGTCCCAAATTCGTCACTGGTATCGTACCGGACTCAAATCGATTCGTTACACTAAGCTTCAGTAG
- a CDS encoding hypothetical protein (conserved hypothetical protein;~similar to AA sequence:cyanobase_aa:LBDG_33950) has protein sequence MVEPLRSSNFLSVLEQLIIFTRYPEAGKAKTRLIPALGEVGAAELHRQMTEATIAKVRHLEDVSICIYFTGGTIQQMQDWLGDDLEYQLQPSGDLGDRLIHIFQTMFDRGARSVIAIGTDCPELTSEILTLAFTQLKTHHLSIGEATDGGYYLIGLDQLIPDIFQNIAWSTDVVFQQTLEIVKRLDLSIAFLPELNDIDRPEDLQYLR, from the coding sequence GTGGTAGAACCTCTACGCAGTTCCAATTTTTTGTCTGTGTTAGAGCAATTGATTATTTTCACGCGCTACCCCGAAGCAGGGAAAGCGAAAACCCGATTAATTCCAGCTTTGGGAGAAGTGGGTGCTGCCGAATTGCATCGACAAATGACTGAAGCGACGATCGCTAAAGTTCGTCATCTCGAAGATGTTTCTATCTGCATTTACTTCACAGGTGGAACCATTCAACAGATGCAAGATTGGTTAGGCGATGATTTGGAGTATCAACTTCAGCCTTCGGGAGATTTAGGCGATCGATTAATTCATATCTTTCAAACCATGTTCGATCGAGGTGCACGATCAGTGATTGCCATTGGAACGGATTGCCCAGAGCTAACCTCTGAGATACTAACACTTGCATTCACACAATTGAAAACGCATCATCTATCGATCGGTGAAGCAACGGATGGTGGATATTACTTGATTGGATTAGACCAACTGATTCCAGATATTTTTCAGAACATTGCTTGGAGTACTGATGTCGTATTTCAGCAAACATTAGAGATTGTGAAACGATTGGATTTATCGATCGCATTTCTCCCTGAATTGAATGATATCGATCGTCCTGAAGATTTGCAGTATTTACGATGA
- a CDS encoding hypothetical protein (hypothetical protein FJSC11DRAFT_2241;~similar to AA sequence:cyanobase_aa:LBDG_11110): MKVQVLLMGFAASLFALVPAIANQTQPRPVESFTVVGAEPFWNVEINQSGITYSTPDPKKVSFPYVAPLSAEGRPADTVRVYRLRGMTGGTLMIRKGACSDTMSDRKYNYSATLVLGDTVKEGCAIKK; encoded by the coding sequence ATGAAAGTTCAAGTTCTGTTGATGGGTTTCGCTGCAAGTCTGTTCGCTTTGGTGCCTGCGATCGCTAATCAAACCCAACCTCGTCCGGTTGAGTCGTTTACGGTTGTAGGAGCCGAGCCGTTTTGGAATGTTGAGATCAACCAATCGGGGATCACTTACAGTACACCTGACCCGAAAAAAGTTTCGTTCCCTTATGTCGCTCCACTGAGTGCAGAAGGACGACCCGCTGATACTGTCCGGGTCTATCGTCTGCGTGGAATGACGGGCGGAACTTTGATGATTCGGAAGGGCGCATGTAGCGATACGATGTCCGATCGTAAATATAACTATTCTGCAACGCTGGTCTTAGGGGACACCGTGAAGGAAGGTTGCGCGATTAAGAAATAA
- a CDS encoding glycosyl transferase family protein (similar to AA sequence:cyanobase_aa:LBDG_29990) produces MAKYWKGIMDLSVVICTYNGEARIGKVLDCLRSQCQTDSIAWEVLVVDNNSRDNTKQVISTYPEVRYIFEVEQGVAYARSRAVQEAQGRWIAFLDDDTLPDENWVFQAYQFTQSHPEIGAFGGQIHAEYEVEPPAEITQLAPYLAIIERGPTAHRYDRVLPPGAGLVVQRQVWLDAVPEQLVLVGRTTTEMLASEDIEAILYIQKSGREIWYNPEMHLYHQIPEWRTERSYLLRLIKGVGLVRHHIRMLRWNPWQRPFVLPIYLLNDLRKIVVHKLKHPDSKNLAIACEQQLLISSLFSPFYLWHRTLFSK; encoded by the coding sequence ATGGCAAAGTATTGGAAAGGCATCATGGATCTCAGTGTTGTTATCTGTACCTACAACGGAGAAGCCCGAATTGGAAAGGTTCTCGACTGTTTGCGATCGCAATGTCAGACCGACTCGATCGCTTGGGAGGTATTAGTCGTTGATAACAATAGCCGTGATAATACCAAGCAAGTCATTTCTACCTATCCTGAAGTTCGGTATATTTTCGAGGTAGAACAGGGAGTTGCCTACGCTCGATCGAGAGCGGTTCAAGAAGCTCAAGGACGTTGGATTGCTTTTCTCGACGATGATACGTTGCCCGACGAAAATTGGGTTTTTCAAGCCTACCAATTCACTCAATCTCATCCTGAAATCGGCGCATTTGGTGGACAAATTCATGCGGAATACGAAGTCGAACCCCCCGCAGAAATTACGCAACTTGCGCCATATTTAGCCATTATCGAACGAGGACCAACCGCTCATCGATACGATCGAGTGCTTCCACCCGGTGCAGGGTTAGTGGTACAGCGTCAAGTTTGGCTAGATGCAGTTCCAGAGCAATTAGTTCTCGTCGGTCGTACTACGACTGAGATGTTGGCAAGCGAAGATATCGAAGCAATTTTGTACATTCAAAAGTCTGGACGTGAAATTTGGTACAACCCAGAGATGCACCTCTATCACCAGATTCCAGAGTGGCGAACTGAGCGATCGTATTTACTCAGATTGATCAAAGGCGTTGGACTGGTGCGCCATCACATTCGGATGTTGCGCTGGAACCCTTGGCAGCGTCCTTTTGTTTTGCCGATCTATCTCTTGAATGACTTGAGAAAAATCGTGGTTCATAAACTCAAGCATCCTGATTCAAAGAATTTAGCGATCGCTTGTGAACAACAATTGCTCATTAGTAGTTTGTTCAGTCCATTCTATCTCTGGCATCGCACTTTGTTTTCTAAATAA